Proteins from a genomic interval of Chloroflexota bacterium:
- a CDS encoding ubiquinone/menaquinone biosynthesis methyltransferase, which translates to MSVLPPSDRKADYVSDMFAGIAGRYDLMNRLMTIGQDVRWRQMLVHAAALPKGGYLLDIATGTGDIGIEALSMVPDVRVVAADFSLPMMEAGRFKDETGRLAWLGADTLHLPFENDTFDAVSSGFLLRNLVDVVQALAEQRRVVRPGGHVVCLETSPPPGNWLRPFIQFHLSWAIPTLGKLISNSSDAYAYLPQSSLAFMAPDVLAEAFRAAGLREVRYRRLMFGTVAIHIGVK; encoded by the coding sequence ATGTCTGTATTACCGCCCAGCGACAGGAAAGCGGATTATGTCAGCGATATGTTCGCAGGCATTGCCGGTCGCTATGATCTGATGAACCGTTTGATGACCATTGGTCAGGATGTGCGCTGGCGCCAGATGCTGGTCCATGCAGCGGCCTTGCCCAAAGGGGGATACCTGTTGGACATTGCCACTGGCACTGGGGATATTGGGATTGAGGCTCTGTCCATGGTGCCCGATGTTCGCGTAGTAGCAGCTGACTTTTCTCTTCCGATGATGGAGGCTGGACGTTTCAAGGACGAAACCGGTCGATTGGCCTGGCTTGGTGCCGATACCCTTCATCTGCCTTTTGAGAATGATACGTTCGATGCTGTGTCATCCGGGTTTTTATTGCGCAACCTGGTCGATGTGGTCCAGGCGCTGGCAGAACAACGGCGGGTCGTACGACCGGGTGGGCATGTAGTCTGCCTGGAAACCAGCCCGCCTCCCGGCAACTGGCTGCGCCCCTTTATCCAATTTCACCTTTCGTGGGCGATTCCGACCCTGGGTAAACTGATAAGCAATTCCAGTGACGCCTATGCCTATCTGCCTCAATCTTCCCTTGCCTTTATGGCGCCCGATGTACTGGCCGAGGCATTCAGAGCGGCCGGGCTACGCGAAGTCCGCTATCGCCGATTGATGTTCGGCACGGTCGCGATTCATATCGGTGTGAAATAG